One segment of Meriones unguiculatus strain TT.TT164.6M chromosome 3, Bangor_MerUng_6.1, whole genome shotgun sequence DNA contains the following:
- the Wdr31 gene encoding WD repeat-containing protein 31, giving the protein MLLLGSQLKPALPQKASCGLWIVMGKLQSKLRHSTYKYRPDGIIEERVQTKVSQEYSPAHVDTVSVVAALNSDLCVSGGKDKTAVVYNWKTGHVVKRFRGHEREITKLACIPKSNQFFSASRDKTVMMWDLQDSSQPRQQLSGHAMVVTGIAVSPDSSQLCSGSRDNSLLLWDVGTGQCVERASVSRNLVTHLCWVPREPYVVQTSEDKTIRLWDSRGLQMAHVFPTKQHIQTHCDVSVDGHTCISCSSGFAGEGCEATLWDLRQTRDRMCEYKGHFQTVASCVFLPKSMALMPVIATSAHDSKVKIWNQDTGACLFTLSLDGSGPLTSLAVGDITSLLCASFYRGVHLLRVEHSQGLELQEVAAF; this is encoded by the exons ATGCTGTTACTTGGTAGCCAGCTGAAACCAGCGCTTCCTCAGAAGGCTTCGTGTGGGCTCTGGATTGTAATGGGGAAACTGCAGAGCAAACTCAGGCACAGCACGTACAAATACAG GCCTGATGGAATTATAGAAGAGAGAGTCCAGACTAAAGTTTCCCAAGAATACAGCCCTGCTCATGTGGACACCGTCTCTGTGGTTGCTGCTCTGAACTCAGACCTTTGTGTCTCTGGAGGAAAAGACAAG ACTGCTGTGGTCTATAATTGGAAAACTGGACACGTGGTGAAAAGGTTCAGAGGACACGAGCGGGAAATCACTAAG TTAGCCTGTATTCCCAAATCAAACCAGTTCTTCAGTGCCTCTCGAGATAAGACAGTCATGATGTGGGACCTGCAGGATTCTTCACAGCCCAGACAGCAGCTGTCTGGCCATGCCATGGTGGTCACTGGCATAGCTGTGAGTCCAG ACTCATCACAGCTGTGCTCTGGCTCTCGGGACAACAGCCTGCTTCTGTGGGATGTGGGCACCGGACAGTGTGTGGAGAGAGCATCTGTCTCCAGGAACCTG GTCACCCACCTGTGCTGGGTCCCCAGAGAGCCATATGTAGTCCAGACCTCTGAGGATAAGACCATCAG ACTATGGGATAGCCGGGGGCTTCAGATGGCTCATGTGTTTCCCACAAAACAGCATATCCAGACCCACTGTGATGTCAGCGTGGATGGGCACACGTGCATCTCCTGCAGCAGCGGCTTTGCTGGGGAAGGCTGTGAAGCCACG TTGTGGGACCTAAGGCAGACGAGAGACAGAATGTGTGAGTATAAGGGGCATTTCCAGACAGTTGCATCCTGTGTCTTTCTACCAAAATCCATGGCCTTGATGCCTGTGATTGCTACCTCTGCACATGACTCTAAGGTGAAGATTTGGAACCAAGATACTGGAG ccTGCCTTTTCACCTTGTCTCTTGATGGATCAGGACCCTTGACCTCACTGGCTGTTGGTGACATCACCTCCTTGTTATGTGCAAGTTTCTACAGAGGAGTTCACTTACTGAGAGTAGAGCACAGCCAAGGGCTGGAACTACAGGAAGTGGCAGCCTTCTGA